Proteins found in one Bacteroidales bacterium genomic segment:
- a CDS encoding adenylate/guanylate cyclase domain-containing protein, with the protein MVSGNIGSSTIRRLDYTVIGDTVNTAQRLQSAAKPGQIVISEKSYEEIRQFFKCAELGNVSLKNKSGELKIYEVVE; encoded by the coding sequence ATGGTCAGCGGGAATATTGGTTCGTCCACCATTCGCAGGTTGGATTATACCGTAATCGGCGATACGGTAAACACAGCCCAAAGGCTTCAAAGCGCTGCAAAACCCGGCCAGATTGTGATCAGTGAAAAAAGTTATGAAGAGATCAGGCAATTTTTCAAGTGTGCAGAACTAGGTAACGTCAGCCTGAAAAATAAATCCGGAGAGCTCAAAATTTACGAGGTTGTGGAATAA